The Sphingopyxis fribergensis genome contains a region encoding:
- a CDS encoding TonB-dependent receptor plug domain-containing protein — MSIRIIGAGSRARMLCGSAIVAALLGTPAAAYTQSADTSSQTEEGSTESDSEIVVTGTSIRGIPPTGSGLISVSRDDAKLIGAASTPELLATVPQLNSFNTAPRTSNNGLGSFAPGLRGLPASATLPLMNGHRLISGSTQQTNPDYPFLPELAIERVEIVADGASAIYGSEAVAGVVNFITRKRVSGFEANVRYGFADDYHAFNAGGIFGHEWSSGSFVAAYQYAENSNITGADRRYRSLDFRAAGGVDTRSAVCPNANVNLFAGTIYAAPSLTPGLNTCDPRGPVDLVPENRTHSVFVSARQELASNITLWGDLLYSDRKDVVQAALPGQTFVLLTAANPFFRAPPGTGTLFEYVDFRPDNLVGADHFDQTFRVRTGNATAGIDVKLPGDFKASLYGTYNWSRNDTFQPGINTTALTAAAAGTTAATALDPFGTRTNPAVVAAILDNPTDFTNRQRTRIGAVKIDGPLAKLPGGELKIAAGAEYRRETYRQRGSSGGVGFPEDLERDVKSLYGELFVPIFGEGNAAPMVRSLALSLSGRYDHYSDFGSTTNPKVGITWEPVEGLNLRGSYGRSFRAPGLRDLGSTVGSYYAAAALVDAFGARDPLRGATQVNTILLFGGNQNLKPEKARTFSLGADFRPSFAPGFSAGATFYDIKYNDVIGTPSGLGALIFTDPTFAPLVTRDPTAAQVSGAIANTVPFFYTFSAVPTIGNILDLRQGNFGIRKTNGVDFDVRYRHTAGFGTVFGGIAGNYILKYRTQLSPTSAVSNSLDAGIPRTTLRTTLGVTAGPVTFVNFVNHRSGVTASFATPTGTSLYKAKGYTTIDLRLSLRLPDLGFAKGTEVGMQINDLFDATPPFFPGTDGVGGSYNAIGRYAAMSLRTSF, encoded by the coding sequence ATGTCGATCAGAATCATTGGCGCGGGAAGCCGCGCACGCATGCTGTGCGGATCCGCAATCGTGGCGGCCTTGCTCGGCACGCCGGCCGCCGCTTATACCCAAAGCGCCGACACGAGCAGTCAGACCGAAGAAGGCTCGACCGAGTCCGACAGCGAAATCGTTGTCACTGGGACGAGCATCCGCGGCATTCCGCCGACCGGATCGGGCCTCATCAGCGTATCGCGCGACGATGCCAAGCTGATCGGCGCCGCCAGCACGCCCGAACTGCTGGCGACCGTACCGCAGCTCAACAGTTTCAACACCGCGCCGCGCACGAGTAATAACGGGCTCGGCTCCTTTGCCCCCGGCTTGCGCGGCCTGCCGGCGAGCGCGACCTTACCGCTGATGAACGGGCACCGGCTGATCTCGGGCAGCACCCAGCAGACCAACCCCGACTATCCGTTCCTTCCCGAACTCGCGATCGAGCGCGTCGAGATCGTCGCCGACGGCGCCTCGGCGATCTACGGGTCGGAGGCGGTCGCGGGCGTGGTCAACTTCATCACCCGCAAGCGCGTCTCGGGGTTCGAAGCCAATGTCCGATACGGCTTCGCCGACGACTATCACGCCTTCAACGCGGGCGGCATCTTCGGGCACGAATGGAGCAGCGGCTCGTTCGTCGCGGCGTATCAATATGCTGAAAACAGCAATATAACGGGCGCCGACCGCCGCTACCGCTCGCTCGATTTCCGGGCCGCCGGCGGTGTCGATACACGCTCGGCCGTGTGTCCGAACGCGAACGTCAATCTCTTCGCCGGGACGATTTATGCCGCGCCCAGCCTGACGCCGGGCCTCAATACCTGCGACCCGCGCGGCCCGGTCGATCTGGTGCCCGAAAACCGTACCCACAGTGTCTTCGTGTCGGCGCGCCAGGAATTGGCGTCGAACATCACCCTCTGGGGCGACCTCCTCTATTCGGATCGCAAGGATGTCGTTCAGGCCGCCCTGCCGGGGCAGACCTTCGTTTTGCTGACCGCCGCCAACCCTTTCTTCCGGGCGCCGCCGGGAACGGGGACGTTGTTCGAATATGTCGATTTCCGCCCGGACAATCTGGTCGGCGCCGATCATTTCGATCAGACCTTCCGGGTCCGGACCGGCAACGCCACCGCCGGGATCGACGTCAAATTGCCCGGTGATTTCAAGGCCAGCCTGTACGGCACCTATAATTGGTCGCGCAACGATACCTTCCAACCCGGGATCAACACGACGGCTTTGACCGCGGCGGCCGCAGGGACCACGGCGGCAACAGCCCTCGATCCCTTCGGCACGCGGACCAACCCTGCGGTTGTAGCGGCCATTCTCGACAATCCGACCGATTTCACCAACCGTCAGCGCACCCGGATCGGCGCCGTCAAGATCGATGGGCCGCTTGCAAAGCTGCCGGGCGGGGAGCTCAAGATTGCCGCCGGCGCCGAATATCGCCGCGAAACCTATCGGCAGCGCGGATCGAGCGGTGGCGTCGGATTTCCCGAGGATCTCGAACGCGACGTCAAATCACTATATGGCGAATTGTTCGTGCCGATTTTCGGCGAGGGCAATGCTGCTCCCATGGTCCGCAGCCTCGCGCTGTCGCTGTCGGGACGCTATGATCACTACAGCGATTTCGGTTCGACCACCAATCCGAAGGTCGGCATCACATGGGAGCCGGTGGAGGGGCTGAACCTGCGCGGCAGCTATGGCCGTTCCTTCCGGGCACCGGGGCTGCGCGATCTCGGCTCGACCGTCGGATCCTATTATGCGGCTGCGGCGCTGGTTGATGCCTTTGGCGCGCGTGACCCCCTGCGCGGGGCAACACAGGTCAACACGATCCTGCTCTTCGGCGGCAATCAGAATCTGAAACCCGAAAAGGCGCGCACTTTTTCGCTCGGCGCCGATTTCCGGCCCAGCTTCGCGCCCGGGTTCAGCGCCGGTGCGACCTTCTATGACATCAAATATAATGATGTCATCGGCACGCCGTCGGGGCTCGGCGCGCTCATCTTTACCGACCCCACCTTCGCGCCGCTCGTCACGCGTGACCCGACCGCGGCGCAGGTAAGCGGAGCGATCGCGAACACCGTTCCCTTTTTCTATACCTTCTCGGCAGTGCCGACGATCGGCAACATCCTCGACCTGCGCCAGGGCAACTTCGGCATTCGCAAGACCAACGGCGTCGATTTCGACGTGCGCTATCGGCATACGGCGGGCTTCGGCACGGTCTTCGGCGGTATCGCGGGCAATTATATCCTGAAATACCGGACGCAATTGTCGCCGACCTCGGCGGTCAGCAACTCGCTCGACGCCGGCATTCCGCGGACGACCCTTCGCACGACCTTGGGTGTCACGGCGGGACCGGTGACCTTCGTCAACTTCGTCAATCATCGCAGCGGCGTCACTGCGTCCTTCGCAACGCCGACCGGCACCAGCCTCTACAAGGCCAAGGGGTACACCACGATCGACCTGCGCCTGTCGCTGAGACTGCCGGATCTCGGCTTTGCCAAGGGCACCGAAGTCGGCATGCAGATCAACGATCTGTTCGATGCGACACCGCCTTTTTTCCCGGGCACCGACGGCGTTGGCGGATCCTACAATGCCATTGGCCGCTACGCCGCGATGAGCCTGCGCACATCGTTCTGA